In Thermococcus sp., the genomic window GGGCATGATGGAGTACTACCGGGCCGTGAACCTGCCGGCGGACAAGATGGAAAAGTTGAAGACAAGGATGTACGAAGAGGGAATGTACCGGGCGCCGGCTTACGTTGCGGTCTTCATCGACCGGAACGTCCGCTTCCTGAAGGGGAGGGAGTACGATGAGCTGGAGCTTCTGTGGAGCATCGAGAGTGCGGCGATGGCGATTCAAAATCTCATGTTGAAGGCGGTGGAGCTTGGCCTTGGAACTGTTTACATAGGGGTAACAAACTTCAGGGGAATAGACGAAGAGGTCAGAAAGCTCGCGGGGCTAAAGGAGAGTTACTACCTGGCTGGGGTCATCCCAGTAGGATACCCAAGGGCGGACCCAACACCGAGAAAGCGCAGGAGATCCGCGGAGGATGTAACGGAGTTCCTTTGAGCAACGTTTTTATGCCCCATTCCTAACTGAGGATACGGTGGGAAGATGATAGAGTTCGTTATTCTCCTCGGGGTAATCGGTGGGTGGATCGTAGTGGCCTCAACGCTGTTCCTGATGCTGGCCATGGGGAAGATGTGGGGGCTAGCCGCCGTCCTCCTACTGGTTCTTGCGATAGAGATAAACCACAGGCTTCAGGAGCGGTACATGGAGACTATAGTCAACGCAACGCCGAGGGCAAAGGAGATAGCGGCCCACATATTCGAGATGAACGAACTCATGCTGCTGTCGTCCTACGTTGTCTCACTGGTTCTCTACGAAACCGTGCAGAAGTACGTGGAGATAGTGGTTAAGATACCGGTATCGAGGTGATTCAATGTTCAACGTCGTGATAGTACGCTACGGGGAGATAGGAACGAAATCCAGGCAGACGAGGAGATGGTTTGAGAGCATACTCATGAACAACATCCGCGAGGCCCTGGTGAGCGAGGGGATTGAATTCAAGAGGATAAGGGCAAAGCACGGCAGAATCCTCGTAAAAACAAACGGAGCAGACGAGGCGGTTGGTGTTCTCGAAAGGGTCTTTGGCATAGTGTCGCTCTCCCAGGCGATGGAGGTTGATGCTGAGCTGGATAAAATTAACAGAACTGCGCTGAAGCTCTTCAGGAGAAAGAGAAAAGAGCTAGGCCTTGAGAGGCCAACCTTCCGGGTGACGGCCAGACGTATAACCAAGGAATTCCCCCTGAAGAGCCCGGAGATAGGGGCCAAGGTTGGTGAGTATATATACGAGAATGAGGATGCGGATGTTGACCTCCACAACCCACGAATAGAGGTCGGCATCGAACTGATGGATGGCAAAGCATACCTCTTCGTTGACAAAATCCGCGCCTGGGGAGGCCTTCCTATCGGCACTCAGGGAAAGGTGGTGGCGCTCCTCAGCGGCGGCATAGATTCGCCGGTTGCCGCTTTCCTCATGATGAAGCGCGGCGTTGAGGTCATCCCAGTCCACATCTACATGGGTGAGAAGACCCTCGAAAAGGTCAGGAGGATATGGGGTCAGCTGAAGAAGTACGGCTACGGTGGAAAGGGCGAGCTGATAGTGGTCAAGCCCAAGGAGCGCGAGAGGATTATTCAAAAGCTCAAGGAGCTGAAGAAAGACAAATACACCTGCGTCTTCTGCAAGTACATGATGGTGAGGAACGCCGATAGAATAGCAAGGGAGTTCGGGGCGAAGGGCATCGTCATGGGCGATTCCCTCGGACAGGTGGCAAGCCAGACCCTTGAGAACATGTACATCGTCAGTCAGGCAACGGACCTGCCGATATACCGCCCGCTCGTTGGGCTCGACAAGGAGGAGATAGTTGGGATAGCGAAGGAGATAGGCACGTTTGAGCTCTCAACCCTGCCTGAAGACGAGATACCATTCATTCCAAAGCATCCGGTAATAAGGGGCTCCTGGGAGGAGTTCCGGAAGATTTACAGAGCGGTTTTTGGGGAGGAACCAAAGCGAAAGGAATGTTGAGGTGATAAAATGGATTTTGCTAAGCTTTCCGCGTACATCAGCCTTTCCCTTCCGGTAATCTTTATCCTCGGCCTGGCCCTGGTTATCCATGCCAACCCTTGGTTCTCCTTCACGGGAAACGCCCTGAGCGACATGGGTTCAATAAGGAACCCGGTGAACTACTACTTCAACGGCTTTCTGATGGTCTTCGCGGTTCTCGGTCTCATAGCCGCCATCGGCGCCCTGAGAAACGGCCTGTCCTACTTGATGCCCCTTGCGATGGTTCTCCTGTTCCTCGTGGGGGTCTTTCCGGAGGAGTACGCACCCCACGCCCCGGCGGCTGTCTTTTTCTACGTCCTCGCGCTGACGGACATAGCCATCGTCGGAATAAAACTCGGCCGTTCTGGGACATCTGCCGGCTATGCCTGGAGCGTTCTGGCGGTGCTCACATTTGCCCTGATGCTCTATCTCGTGAAGGCGAGAGTTTTCAAGGGCCTGGCCATTCCGGAGCTTGTAGGGGCCACCACAATACTGGCGTGGTTCCTCTACATCGCCCTGCTCCAGCTCAGGGGTTTTAAACTCTGAGTTGAGGAAAGCTTCATATATCCCTTCCCTTTTTCTTCAATCATGAAGGCAGTGGCTCTCTTAAGCTCTGGCATCGACTCGCCGGTGGCAATCTACCTCATGCTCAGGAAAGGGATGGAGGTAACGCCAGTCCACTTCAGGCAGAGTTCTAAGAAGGAGTCCAAGGTTCTTGAGCTCTGCGAGGTTCTTGGAAGGTACGGAAGGCTGAACGAGCCGGTAATCTTTAACGCATATGAGGAGGGGGCGCCGGTTTTTTCGAAGCTGGCAGGGATTGGAAAGGCCAAGTGGACGTGCCTCTTCTGCAAGTGGACGATGGTGAGGAAGGCCTGCAGAATAGGGCATGGGATTGGGGCAAAGGCGATAATCACGGGAGACAGCCTCGGCCAGGTCGCTTCTCAAACCCTCGACAACCTGCTCATAATAAGCACTGCGAGCGATTTGCCCATTTTGAGGCCCCTCATAGGCCTGGACAAGGAGGAGATAGTGGGAATTGCCAAGAATATAAGGACGTTCGGGATAAGCATCGAACCCGAAGAACAGTGCCCCTTTGTGCCGAGGCATCCTGTGGTGAGGGGCTCGCCCGGAGAGTTCAGGAAGATTAAGCGGCAGCTTATGAACTGGGGAGTCCTTTAATTACCCAGTTTTGTGTATAACTGAACGTTTACGGAAAGCTTTTAAAGACTTCCTCCAAGCCTTTTCCGGTGATGGCAAATGAACGTGTTTAAGGGCACACTTGAGCTTTTTGAAAGGTACAAGCCCACCCCCCTCGTAAGGCTTTCAGCGGAAAGGGGGGATGTATTTTGCCAAACTGGAGTTCTTTAACCCCTTCAGCAGGAGCATAAAGGACAGGGCCGTTTTTAACATGCTTATGAAGGCCCTGGAGCGCGGGGACATCAACGGCACGAAAAGGCTTTTTGAGGCAACCTCCGGCAACGTTGGAATTTCTATGGCGGCTTTGAGCAACATTTTTGGCATCGAGTTCAGGGCATATCTGCCGAAGCCAACGCCCCGGGCGACGCAGGTTCTCCTGAGGGTTCTCGGTGCCGAAGTCGTCATGACGGACTTCGAGACGATAGACCCAGTGATGGTGCGCTTTGTGCAGGAGGAGGCCAGAAAGGCAGGAGCAGTGAACCTGAACCAGTTTGAGAACGACGACAACTTCGATGCCCACTACCGCTTCACCGCCAGGGAGATTGAGGAACAGCTGAGGAGCATAGGAAAAATGGCCGATGTCATCATAGCCAGCATTGGAACTTCGGGACACATAGCAGGCATAGCGAGCTACTTCAAGGAGCGCTACGATACGCAGGTTATCGGCGTCGTCCCTGCGAAGGGTGAGAAGATACCCGGCATCAAGAGGCTTGAGACGAAGCCCAAGTGGTACTTCCAGGTCGAGGTGGACAGGGTCTTGGAGATAACACGGGGGGAAGCCATCGAAGGAGCAATCCGCGTTGCCAGAAGCGACGGTCTTCTCATAGGCCTGAGCTCCGGGGCAGTTGTGAGGGCCTATGAGAAAGTTGCCGGGGAGCTCGGAGAGAAGACCTACGTCCTCATCTTCCCAGACGATGGGTTTAAATACGTGGAGGTCTTTGAGGATTATCTGTGGACGACATGAAGCGCCTAAGCCTTGCGACCCTCCTCCTTTTTATCAACGGTGTCATGCTCCTCTAC contains:
- a CDS encoding nitroreductase family protein, with protein sequence MELDEAINGRTSVRYFKDESIPRDTLLELIKAAIWAPTASGLENWRFIVFESPEPVGKLYELIAEGMMEYYRAVNLPADKMEKLKTRMYEEGMYRAPAYVAVFIDRNVRFLKGREYDELELLWSIESAAMAIQNLMLKAVELGLGTVYIGVTNFRGIDEEVRKLAGLKESYYLAGVIPVGYPRADPTPRKRRRSAEDVTEFL
- a CDS encoding DUF998 domain-containing protein, with the translated sequence MDFAKLSAYISLSLPVIFILGLALVIHANPWFSFTGNALSDMGSIRNPVNYYFNGFLMVFAVLGLIAAIGALRNGLSYLMPLAMVLLFLVGVFPEEYAPHAPAAVFFYVLALTDIAIVGIKLGRSGTSAGYAWSVLAVLTFALMLYLVKARVFKGLAIPELVGATTILAWFLYIALLQLRGFKL
- a CDS encoding cysteine synthase family protein translates to MYFAKLEFFNPFSRSIKDRAVFNMLMKALERGDINGTKRLFEATSGNVGISMAALSNIFGIEFRAYLPKPTPRATQVLLRVLGAEVVMTDFETIDPVMVRFVQEEARKAGAVNLNQFENDDNFDAHYRFTAREIEEQLRSIGKMADVIIASIGTSGHIAGIASYFKERYDTQVIGVVPAKGEKIPGIKRLETKPKWYFQVEVDRVLEITRGEAIEGAIRVARSDGLLIGLSSGAVVRAYEKVAGELGEKTYVLIFPDDGFKYVEVFEDYLWTT
- the thiI gene encoding tRNA uracil 4-sulfurtransferase ThiI; protein product: MFNVVIVRYGEIGTKSRQTRRWFESILMNNIREALVSEGIEFKRIRAKHGRILVKTNGADEAVGVLERVFGIVSLSQAMEVDAELDKINRTALKLFRRKRKELGLERPTFRVTARRITKEFPLKSPEIGAKVGEYIYENEDADVDLHNPRIEVGIELMDGKAYLFVDKIRAWGGLPIGTQGKVVALLSGGIDSPVAAFLMMKRGVEVIPVHIYMGEKTLEKVRRIWGQLKKYGYGGKGELIVVKPKERERIIQKLKELKKDKYTCVFCKYMMVRNADRIAREFGAKGIVMGDSLGQVASQTLENMYIVSQATDLPIYRPLVGLDKEEIVGIAKEIGTFELSTLPEDEIPFIPKHPVIRGSWEEFRKIYRAVFGEEPKRKEC